One Sander vitreus isolate 19-12246 chromosome 23, sanVit1, whole genome shotgun sequence DNA window includes the following coding sequences:
- the cd9b gene encoding CD9 molecule b yields the protein MGALQCVKYIVFVFNFLFWLAGTGVLAVALWLRFDSRTVGLFESEDSPTVFFTGVYILIAAGALMMVVGFLGCCGAIKESPCMLGLFFLFLLLIFAVEVAAGIWGLSNKDRVVEDVTEFYKQTYSNYKDTKQDALKETLRLIHFGLDCCGPTGTVIDAAKDICPQQEGLAVLITTSCPAAIDEMFNNKLHIIGGVGIGIGVIMIFGMIFSMMLCCAIKKSRDFV from the exons ATGGGTGCACTGCAGTGTGTcaaatacattgtgtttgtATTCAACTTTCTCTTCTGG CTGGCAGGTACTGGCGTGCTGGCTGTGGCCCTGTGGCTGCGATTTGACTCGAGGACAGTAGGACTGTTTGAAAGCGAGGACTCACCTACAGTCTTCTTCACTG GTGTGTACATCCTGATTGCGGCGGGGGCTCTGATGATGGTCGTGGGCTTCCTGGGATGCTGCGGGGCCATTAAAGAGTCGCCGTGCATGCTGGGATTG tttttcctcttcctgctcctcaTCTTTGCTGTGGAAGTTGCTGCTGGGATCTGGGGCCTCTCCAACAAGGACAGG GTGGTGGAGGACGTTACGGAGTTCTATAAGCAGACCTACAGCAACTACAAAGACACCAAACAGGATGCACTGAAGGAGACGCTGCGTCTCATCCACTTtgga CTGGACTGCTGCGGCCCCACAGGGACGGTGATTGATGCTGCCAAAGATATCTGCCCCCAGCAGGAAGGACTGGCGGTCCTCATCACCACG AGTTGTCCGGCTGCCATCGATGAGATGTTCAACAACAAACTGCACATTATCGGCGGGGTCGGCATCGGTATCGGTGTCATCATG ATCTTTGGGATGATCTTCAGCAtgatgctctgctgtgccattAAGAAGTCCAGGGACTTTGTCTGA